The bacterium genome includes the window AAGACAGAGAATCAGACCATCGGCATCCTCGATGCCCAGAGGGTCCTCGCATCCAGTGAAATTCCACATTGAACTCTCCTGCGCCTGCGGCGTGACTGAAGGAATCCGATGACATCTTTCAACGATCTCTCATTGCGGATCAAGTTCCGGACCCTGCTCCTCGGGCTTGGCATCGTACCGCTGGTTGTGGCTAGCGGAGCGGCGTATCTGCGAGCGAATTCCGCCATGGACGAGTCGGCCATCTTCTCGGAGCAGGCACTGAATCACGAGGTGTTCTCGAAACTCGAGGGATTGCGTGACTTCAAGAAGCACTCGATCGAGGAGTACTTCGGGACCGTCCAAGACCAGATCCTGACGTTCTCGGAAAACCGAATGGTCGTCGACGCGGCCGGCGGTTTTCGCTGGCACTTCAATACTTTCCAGCGGGACGCAGGGGTCGGCACCGCCGATATCCAGAGGATGCGCAAGGAACTCGCGCAGTACTACGAAGAGGATTTCGGTGCCGAGTATTCCTCGCAGAACAGCGGAGCCGCCATCGACACGGACCGCCTTCTGGCCGGACTGGACGACGATTCCATCGCGCTGCAGTACGCGTACATCGGAGGGAATCCGCATCCACTGGGCTCCAAGCACTTGCTCGACCGGGACCCCCAAGAGACAGGCTACAACGACCTACACGCGACGGTGCATCCTGTCATCCGCAGCTATCTGGAGAAGTTCGGCTACTACGACATCTTCATTGTCGACCCGGATTCCGGGGACATCATCTACTCCGTATTCAAGGAACTCGACTACTCTACATCGCTCAAGACGGGCCCTTACGCCCAGACCAACTTCGGCGAAGCTTTCCGCCTGGCCAATGAGTCCGACGATCGAAACGCAGCTTTCCTCCTGGACTTCAGACGCTACACGCCTTCCTACGAGGCGCCTGCGAGCTTCATCTCATCTCCCATCTACGACGGAAGCGAGAAGGTCGCAGTCGCGATCTTCCAGATGCCTCTCGACCGCATCACGCAAGTCATGGGCAACCGTTCCGGACTCGGCAAGTCGGGAGAGACCTACCTGGTCGGACCCGATCATCTCATGCGCTCAGACTCTTTCCACGATACGGAGAGCCGAACTGTATCCGCATCTTTCCGCAGCCCAGAGGCTGGGAGGATTGACAGCGATGCGGTCAATGGAGCGTTGAGTGGCCAGGAATCCGCAGGGCTGCTGCAGAGCTACGGCGGACGGGATGTCGCCAGTGCCTACGGAAGAGTGAGCCTGCTCGGCCTCAACTGGGCAATCGTTGCCGAGATCGAAGTTGACGAAGCTCTCGGCGCGATCGCACAACTCCAAGAAGCAAAACAAAGCGCGTTGGCCGGGCTCGTTTACTGGGTCGGTGGTGTATGCGCGGCGGCTGTGGTGGCCATCATGGTTGCGGCGCAGTTGTTCGTGGGAAGCATCACCCGGCCTGTGGACGAAGTGCTCCGCTCGATCGAGTCCGCGGCCAACGGAGATCTCACTCAGCCTCCCGTGGTGAGCTCGAATGATGAGATCGGGCAGATGTCTCAGCGCTTCGCACACCTGTTGAAGACACTGGCCGGTAGTTTCGGTGAGATCAAGAACCAAGGCAGCGAGCTCCACGGAGCTGCGACGGAACTGACGGGTATCGCCAGTGGAATGGCGCGAGAAACGGCACTGATGAGCGACCAGAGCAATACCTTCGCCGCGGTGACCGAGGAGATGTCGACCAATCTCGCTGGTGTGACGAGAAAGGTCAGCGAGTCTTCGTCCAATGTTCGGAGCGTCGCCGCAGCGGTCGAAGTAATGTCGACGAATCTCCAGAGCGTAGCATCCAACTCTGACTCGATGGCGGAGAGCGTGAACAGCGTCGCTGACCGGATCCGCTTGATGAACGATGCCCTGCGCCAGGTCGCCGAGTCGGCTGACCAGTCGCGCGTGGTGACGGATCGCGCGACCGAGACCGCCAAACGAACCAACGAATCCGTCGGGGTCCTGGGTTCGTCTGCATTGGAAATCGGTCAGGTCGTCGGGGTCATCAACAAGATCGCAGAACAGACCAATCTACTGGCATTGAATGCCACGATCGAAGCGGCGTCTGCCGGTGAAGCGGGCCGGGGATTCGCAGTCGTGGCCAACGAAGTCAAAGATCTGGCGAAGCAGACAGCCCAGGCGACCGAGGAGATCCGTCGCCAGATCGAAGACATGCAGGGGAACACTCAGAACGCGGTGTCGGCCATCGAGGAAATCGTGGTCATCATCGATGAGGTGGGTGACATCTCGCAGACGATCGTCTCCCTTACGGCCGAGCAACGGACCCGCGCCAGCCAGATCACGGAGGCCGTGACGTCTGCTGCCGAGTCCGCACGCATCATCAATCGAAACGTCCAGGAAGCTTCCACGGGCGCATCTGAAGTCGCCCAGAATTCGGAGCAACTCGCCCGCGCAGCCAACGAGATGGCCCGGAACACTTCCGAGGCATCCGCTACCGCCAACGACGTGGCCACCAATATCCAGGACGTCAGCAAGAGCATCCACGAAACAGCGGATGGAGCGCGCTTGGTAAATGAACAGTCGGTGGGCCTGACCGAACTAGCGGCCAAGCTCGACGAACAGGTCTCCAACTACAAGGTCTGATTCCATGTCCCGAAAACTCCGCATCATCGTTGTCGACGATTCGACAATCTATCGAAAGATCCTGGGCCGACAACTGGCTCGCTTCGACGACATCGAAGTCGTAGCGGAGTACGAAAACGGGAATGAACTGCTCAAGAATATCGATGACGTCAATCCCGATGCGATCCTTCTGGACATGGAGATGCCAGAACTGGACGGCCTCTCTTCTCTGGAAAAGCTCTCGGAACGCTCAGATGACATTCCCGTGCTCATCATCTCGGGTAAGCAGGATGCAGACAAGACACTGAAGGCGCTAAACCTGGGAGCACTCGACGTGATCCCGAAGCCCTCCGGCACAAACAGTAATGAGGAGCGTTTGTACGCAGATCTGAGCCGTGGATTGGGTGTCGTTCGCGCTCGTTGCGGCGGGAATCCTCGTTCCGAGCGAAATCCTGCTTCGCGACCCGCAGCAACGGCGGTACAGGCCGTAGCCAGAGCGCAGACCAGACCGCCTCAGAGTAGTTCGGATTCGAACGATCGAATCGTGGTGGTGGGTGTTTCGACCGGTGGACCGCAGGCTCTCGACAAGATCGTAAGAGGCATCGACGCCGGCTTGAACCTTCCCATTCTGATCGTTCAGCACATGCCGTCCGGATTCACTTCCAGCCTTGCAGAGGCACTCAACTCTCACTGTGCGCTCGAGGTGGCTGAAGCCAGGCCCGGTGATGCAGTCCAAGAGGGTCGCATCTTGATCGCTCCCGGGGGGACCCACATGGAACTTGCCAAAGGCGTATCCGGGGCATTGCAGATCCGCTTACACAACGGCGAAGCCGTCCAGGGGTGCCGCCCGTCGGTCGACACACTGTTCCACTCGGTCAACAGGTGCTTCGAAGGCAAAGTGCTGGCCATCATTCTTACGGGTATGGGACAGGACGGCTGCGACGGCATGCGCGCACTGCGCGAAAGCGGAGCGCGTTGCATTGCCCAGAATGAAGCAACATCGGTCGTGTACGGTATGCCGCGGAGCGTTGCAGAAGCGGGACTCACCGACGAGGTGGTCCCATTGGAACAGATCGCGGCCAAGATGCACGCGTTCGGCAGGTCGATGGCAGGAGGCCGGAAGTGACTGCGCCCGCGCTGTCCGATCAGGAATTCCTGGATCTTCGCACCTTCATCGAAGCGAAGAGCGGAATCACTGTCGGTGACTCGAAGAGGTACCTGATCGAGACGCGCCTGGTAAGACTGGTTACCGAGGTAGGGTGTTCTTCCTTCAGCGAACTTCACCAGCGACTCGTCGTGAACCCGAAATCCGCACTGGCCGAGAAAGTGGTCGATGCGATGACCACGAATGAAACGCTCTGGTTCAGGGATCAGGGTCCCTGGAAGATCTTGAATTCCGCGCTTCTACCGAAATTCACCGAAGCTCTCAAGTCTGGTCAAAAGAGGCGGATTCGCATCTGGAGCGCGGCCTGTTCGACCGGTCAAGAACCCTACTCCATCGCAATGTCGATCCTCGAACACATCGCATCCGAGGCTCCGTCCATCAAAGAGGATGCCTTTGAGATCGTGGGAAGTGATCTCTCGCCGTCCGCACTCTTCGTGGCCACCTCAGGCCGCTACGACCGACTCTCGATCGAGCGGGGACTTTCTCCAGAGTTTCGAGAGCGGTACTTCGAAGAGTCGGAAGATTCCTGGGCAGTGCAACCGAGGGTAAAAAGCATGGTTCGACTCGAGAGGCGAAACCTGTGTGACCCCTTCGACGCGCTCGGCAGCTTCGATCTGGTGCTCTGCCGCAACGTACTGATCTATTTCTCGGCAACCATGAAGAGAGACATCGTGAGCAGGCTTGCTGAACGGCTGGCCCCTGGAGGCGCATTCATCATCGGGGCATCGGAATCCCTCCAGGGAATGATGGGACGATTCAAGATGAAGCAGTCAGCCGGGAATTTCTACTACGAGTCTGCCGAGGGAGGCAAGAAATGAAGATCCTGATTGTAGATGACTCCAGGATCATCCAGAAGATCGTCGCCAAGGTCGTCGAGATGCTCGACTTCGAACCGGTATTTGCCTTGAACGGTGTGGAAGCACTCGAGCAGCTGAGCGAAAAGGGAGAAGACATCGGCCTGGTGCTGATGGATTGGAATATGCCCGAGATGAACGGGCTCGATTGCCTTCGCGCCATCCGGGCAAGTTCGGAGTGGTCCGACCTACCGGTGATGATGCTCACGACGGAATCTGAACACGGCCGGATGGCACTCGCGATCAGCGAGGGTGCAACACACTACTGCACGAAGCCATTCGCTCCGGAGCACCTCACCAAGACCATCTACGAATGCCTGGGGATGGGAGAGTAGTCGTCGTGTACCAGGAACTCCTAGAAGAGATCGGTCGGACCGTTGAACTACCCTCGTTCCCTGTGAACGTCGCGCGTCTTCTCGAGCTTCTCAATTCCGAAGATCCGTCACTCGGCGAAGCCGCGGAACTGGTATGTGAGGATCCGGGTATCGCTGGACGGGTTCTGAAACTGGCGTCATCCGCCCTGTTCAATCCGACAGGTGTCGACTTGACCAGCGTGGAGCATGCCGTCACTCGCATCGGCATGACCGAGTTGCGAAACCTCGCAGCCACCGTATCCGTCATCGGCTCGTTCTCCGCTATGTCCGAGAAGAGGCTCGCCAGCAGGGTCTGGCGCCACTCACTCACGACCGGCATTGCCGCGCGCTTCCTGGTCGCTGAATGCAGCGAACTCACGGCACCAGGAAAGAGGGACAATCCCTACTTCCTGTCCGCCTTGATGCACGACGTCGGGATCCTACTCCTGGCCGCCATGGTCGGAAACGACTACGACAGCCTGTTTGCCGAAAGCGCAACCACTGGCGAGCCGCTCCACGAAATTGAAATGAGGAAGCTCGGTTTCAACCATCCGCAAGCGGGTGCAGCGCTTCTAGATTCGTGGAGACTTCCCGAAGCGGTGGTCGTATCGACCCGTTACCACCACGAGCCATCTCGATGCCCGGAGGATCACCGCACGAATGTGATGGTACTCCACATCGCGGACTGGATTGCCGACCACCAAGGGTTCGGGTGCGGCGAATTCGGAACAATGTTATGCGACTCCTCGTGGAGTCAACTCGGACTCTCGCTCGAGAGCGCTCAGAGTCTGATCGAAATGTTCGATCAGGCGGCGAAAGACTCGGGCGAAATACTTTCGATCATCCAAGACTGAGGAAAAGCGATGCCTACAAATGACGCGACGCATAGTGTCCTGATCAGCGCGACACGAGACACGCTATCGACCATGGCCATGATCGAACTGGAGTCGATCGAGCACACGGAATCCGAAAATCCCGCGGCAGAACTGCTCGACATAACGTCCCTTCTCACATTGAAGGGAGAACCGACCCACGAAAGAACGCTTTTGATCACCGTGGCACGCGAACTCGCGTGCGAGATCGTAGGCGCGATGCTCGGTGACGAACCCGATAAACTGGACGAAGCCGAACTACTCGACGGAATCGGAGAAGTCGCCAATATGGTGGCAGGAATCGCGAAATCCGCACTTGCAGACGCGCCACAAGCATTCACACTCGCCCTGCCCTTCGCCTTCTCGGGACCGGCTCCCGACTCTCCCGCAACTCTGGCCGAAGCCGAGCATGCCTATTTCGCCTGGGGTGAAGCGGGAGGCCAGCGAGTCGGAGTCGGCCTGCTCGTGCGCGCCACACCGGGAGACTAGTCACCGGCCGCCAGAGCTTCGACCGAACTCCCCGATCCTTCCCTGTACGGCTACACGCCTGGCCTGGGAGCCAGGGTCGGCGCCCGCACGGAGGAAGCCCAACGCGATCAGTGCGGTCTCACGCCAGGCCGCCGAGACGCAACCCGGTGCGCACGACGCACCGAGCGCCGCGAGCTGATTCCCGAAGGCCTTCTTGGCCTGAACTCACCTCGAAGCGGTACCAGAGGGAAGGTTCCGGATGTAAGATCGGGAGCCGGACATCTTTCCGACACGAGGTCGTCTATGGCCCCAAGCGTTCTGATCCCCCTTCCAGACTGCGGCTTCGACGTCACCGAGGTCGCGGTGCCCTGGAAACTCCTGTGCGAGCGCGGTGCCGACGTCATCTTCGCCACGGAAAAGGGCGCGATCCCGGCCGCAGACCCCACACTCCTGGACGGGGTCATCTTCGGACAACTCGGTGCGGAACCCGAGCCGAAGCGCTTCTATAGGGAACTCGAGCACACGCGGGCCTTTCGCGCTCCAATGCGCTGGCACGAACTCGATTTCAATCGCTTTGACGGTCTCGTGCTACCGGGAGGTCATGCACCGGGAATGCGCCAGTATCTGGGCAGCGAACTCCTTCAACGCAAGATCGCCGGCTTCTTCGCCCTGGGCCGACCGGTCGGGGCGATCTGCCACGGCGTTCTTCCACTGGCCCGGGCGCAGAACCCGACAAACGGAAACCCTCTGCTCAGGGGCCGGCGTACGACCTGTTTGCCCAAATACATGGAGCGCATCGCCTACTACTTGACGGCGTGGAAACTCGGGCGGCACTACCGCACCTACGACGCCTACGTCGAAGAAGAAGTAGTGGATGCGCTGGCATCGGTGAACGACTTCGCGCGCGGGCCGATTTCGCTCGTCACTCGCGGAACACGCAGCAATCACACACCCGCATTCACAGTCGAAGACGGCAATTACGTTTCGGCCCGCTGGCCCGGAGACAGCTACCTTTTCGCGGAGCGTTTCAGCCACCTGCTCGGCCTCGTCGACCCATACGAAAAACCGACTGATACGTCGACGCAACCCAACTTGCGAGAGTCAGGAGAAACCACTTGAGCTATCGAGTCATTCAATGGGCAACGGGAAATCTCGGGCGGGCGGCGATTCAGGGAATTCGCTCCCACCCCGAACTCGAACTCGTGGGTTGCTGGGTCCACAGCGACGATAAAGTGGGATGCGATGCCGGTGAACTGGCAGGCGATGAAGCAGTCGGCGTGCTGGCCAGCAACGACTTCGACGCCTTGCTCGCACTCCGGCCCGACTGTCTGCTCTACAGCCCGCTCATGGCGAAGCCCGACGAGGTCCTGCGCATCCTCGAGGCCGGAATCAATGTAGTCACTCCCATGGGTTGGTTCTATCCGCGCCGCTCCTCTGACGTCGCCGTCATGGAGAGTGCAGCCCAGAAGGGAGGCGCGACCTTGCACGGCACCGGAATTCACCCAGGGGGCATCACCGAGCGCTTCCCCCTGATGCTCTCCGCAATGTCACGCGACGTGACCCACGTCCGCGCGGAGGAGTTCTCGGACATCCGCAGCTACGCCACCGAGGCCGTCGTGCGCGAAATCATGCTCTTTGGCAAGAAACCCGATGTCGCAGCGAAGAGCCCGATGCTCCGCATCCTGGGAGCGGGATTCAATCAATCGATCGACATGCTCGCAGATACCTTGGGAGTGAGCCTGGATCCGGAGCGTGGAACTCGACACGAGATGGCGATCGCCACCGCCCCCATCGATACACCCGTCGGTGTGCTCGAAGCGGGCACCGTCGCTGCGCAGCGTCTGACCTGGCAGGGCCTGGTGAAGGGCGAGGCCTTCATCACCGTGCGCGTGAACTGGCTGATGGGAGTCGAGAACCTCGAACCCGCCTGGGACTTCGGATCCGAGGGAGAGCGGTTCGAAGTCGAGATCAGCGGCGATCCTTCGTTCTCCGCCACCTTCCACGGCCTGCACCCGGATAACATCGAGACTGCGCAGGTCCGCAACCCGGGAATCGTCGCCACGGCCATGCACTGCGTGAATGCGATCCCCTACGTCTGCCGAGCGGAACCGGGCATCCGGACCTACCTCGATCTCCCACTGGTCGCGGGGCGCGCGGCCGCTGAGCTTCGAACGCGCTGAGAGACGCGGCGCGGTGATTGCTGGTGGGCCCTCGGGGACTCGAACCCCGGACCGATGGGTTAAAAGCCCACTGCTCTGCCAACTGAGCTAAAGGCCCACGCCGCGAATCTATGCCAGACGGACGACGCTGGCCAGTCCAGTTCTGCCGAGGCGGGTTCAGGGGCTGTCGGCGGGCTCGATCTCTAGATCGAGCAGGCGCTCGCGAGGCGAGGCCGGTGGGGAAACCGGGAGGGTGGGAGGTGCGGGTTCGGCCCTCAGATTGGCCAGGTGCGCCTCAAGCAATCGCCTGCGTTCTGCGAGCAACTGAGGACCCAGCCGAGACGCGGTGTCACCTGCGCGCTCGATCTCGAACACCTCCACGACTGTGGGCGAATCCGAGTCTTCGACGGAGATCCGC containing:
- a CDS encoding methyl-accepting chemotaxis protein — encoded protein: MTSFNDLSLRIKFRTLLLGLGIVPLVVASGAAYLRANSAMDESAIFSEQALNHEVFSKLEGLRDFKKHSIEEYFGTVQDQILTFSENRMVVDAAGGFRWHFNTFQRDAGVGTADIQRMRKELAQYYEEDFGAEYSSQNSGAAIDTDRLLAGLDDDSIALQYAYIGGNPHPLGSKHLLDRDPQETGYNDLHATVHPVIRSYLEKFGYYDIFIVDPDSGDIIYSVFKELDYSTSLKTGPYAQTNFGEAFRLANESDDRNAAFLLDFRRYTPSYEAPASFISSPIYDGSEKVAVAIFQMPLDRITQVMGNRSGLGKSGETYLVGPDHLMRSDSFHDTESRTVSASFRSPEAGRIDSDAVNGALSGQESAGLLQSYGGRDVASAYGRVSLLGLNWAIVAEIEVDEALGAIAQLQEAKQSALAGLVYWVGGVCAAAVVAIMVAAQLFVGSITRPVDEVLRSIESAANGDLTQPPVVSSNDEIGQMSQRFAHLLKTLAGSFGEIKNQGSELHGAATELTGIASGMARETALMSDQSNTFAAVTEEMSTNLAGVTRKVSESSSNVRSVAAAVEVMSTNLQSVASNSDSMAESVNSVADRIRLMNDALRQVAESADQSRVVTDRATETAKRTNESVGVLGSSALEIGQVVGVINKIAEQTNLLALNATIEAASAGEAGRGFAVVANEVKDLAKQTAQATEEIRRQIEDMQGNTQNAVSAIEEIVVIIDEVGDISQTIVSLTAEQRTRASQITEAVTSAAESARIINRNVQEASTGASEVAQNSEQLARAANEMARNTSEASATANDVATNIQDVSKSIHETADGARLVNEQSVGLTELAAKLDEQVSNYKV
- the cheB gene encoding chemotaxis-specific protein-glutamate methyltransferase CheB, translating into MSRKLRIIVVDDSTIYRKILGRQLARFDDIEVVAEYENGNELLKNIDDVNPDAILLDMEMPELDGLSSLEKLSERSDDIPVLIISGKQDADKTLKALNLGALDVIPKPSGTNSNEERLYADLSRGLGVVRARCGGNPRSERNPASRPAATAVQAVARAQTRPPQSSSDSNDRIVVVGVSTGGPQALDKIVRGIDAGLNLPILIVQHMPSGFTSSLAEALNSHCALEVAEARPGDAVQEGRILIAPGGTHMELAKGVSGALQIRLHNGEAVQGCRPSVDTLFHSVNRCFEGKVLAIILTGMGQDGCDGMRALRESGARCIAQNEATSVVYGMPRSVAEAGLTDEVVPLEQIAAKMHAFGRSMAGGRK
- a CDS encoding protein-glutamate O-methyltransferase CheR, which encodes MTAPALSDQEFLDLRTFIEAKSGITVGDSKRYLIETRLVRLVTEVGCSSFSELHQRLVVNPKSALAEKVVDAMTTNETLWFRDQGPWKILNSALLPKFTEALKSGQKRRIRIWSAACSTGQEPYSIAMSILEHIASEAPSIKEDAFEIVGSDLSPSALFVATSGRYDRLSIERGLSPEFRERYFEESEDSWAVQPRVKSMVRLERRNLCDPFDALGSFDLVLCRNVLIYFSATMKRDIVSRLAERLAPGGAFIIGASESLQGMMGRFKMKQSAGNFYYESAEGGKK
- a CDS encoding response regulator; translated protein: MKILIVDDSRIIQKIVAKVVEMLDFEPVFALNGVEALEQLSEKGEDIGLVLMDWNMPEMNGLDCLRAIRASSEWSDLPVMMLTTESEHGRMALAISEGATHYCTKPFAPEHLTKTIYECLGMGE
- a CDS encoding HDOD domain-containing protein, which translates into the protein MYQELLEEIGRTVELPSFPVNVARLLELLNSEDPSLGEAAELVCEDPGIAGRVLKLASSALFNPTGVDLTSVEHAVTRIGMTELRNLAATVSVIGSFSAMSEKRLASRVWRHSLTTGIAARFLVAECSELTAPGKRDNPYFLSALMHDVGILLLAAMVGNDYDSLFAESATTGEPLHEIEMRKLGFNHPQAGAALLDSWRLPEAVVVSTRYHHEPSRCPEDHRTNVMVLHIADWIADHQGFGCGEFGTMLCDSSWSQLGLSLESAQSLIEMFDQAAKDSGEILSIIQD
- a CDS encoding chemotaxis protein CheX codes for the protein MPTNDATHSVLISATRDTLSTMAMIELESIEHTESENPAAELLDITSLLTLKGEPTHERTLLITVARELACEIVGAMLGDEPDKLDEAELLDGIGEVANMVAGIAKSALADAPQAFTLALPFAFSGPAPDSPATLAEAEHAYFAWGEAGGQRVGVGLLVRATPGD
- a CDS encoding thiamine biosynthesis protein ThiJ, producing the protein MAPSVLIPLPDCGFDVTEVAVPWKLLCERGADVIFATEKGAIPAADPTLLDGVIFGQLGAEPEPKRFYRELEHTRAFRAPMRWHELDFNRFDGLVLPGGHAPGMRQYLGSELLQRKIAGFFALGRPVGAICHGVLPLARAQNPTNGNPLLRGRRTTCLPKYMERIAYYLTAWKLGRHYRTYDAYVEEEVVDALASVNDFARGPISLVTRGTRSNHTPAFTVEDGNYVSARWPGDSYLFAERFSHLLGLVDPYEKPTDTSTQPNLRESGETT
- a CDS encoding dihydrodipicolinate reductase; this translates as MSYRVIQWATGNLGRAAIQGIRSHPELELVGCWVHSDDKVGCDAGELAGDEAVGVLASNDFDALLALRPDCLLYSPLMAKPDEVLRILEAGINVVTPMGWFYPRRSSDVAVMESAAQKGGATLHGTGIHPGGITERFPLMLSAMSRDVTHVRAEEFSDIRSYATEAVVREIMLFGKKPDVAAKSPMLRILGAGFNQSIDMLADTLGVSLDPERGTRHEMAIATAPIDTPVGVLEAGTVAAQRLTWQGLVKGEAFITVRVNWLMGVENLEPAWDFGSEGERFEVEISGDPSFSATFHGLHPDNIETAQVRNPGIVATAMHCVNAIPYVCRAEPGIRTYLDLPLVAGRAAAELRTR